The following coding sequences lie in one Capsicum annuum cultivar UCD-10X-F1 unplaced genomic scaffold, UCD10Xv1.1 ctg80848, whole genome shotgun sequence genomic window:
- the LOC124895245 gene encoding uncharacterized protein LOC124895245 has translation MVMGDVDLSGMGNEGGRKSQGKGINMNPDGFIMAYEAVHKELNATARDEWMATIIGASVSTVKTYHKKFYGSPILIAPSTLHRFENGEAARHKRMRIGESSSTLDRLWHIEGNEYPAGGADQEVQPSDDQETQHSSGPSNLEVASMEKSQHIMPEETTERGAVQRVQPLMELDSVIARNMEVISHDNTPAGTEQFRADSQMDENPSNIYVEENEHPACADADAGINVVDKQSSYGNRRVSDVTGEPGLNMMQPLDRWADFGDIPKEMDNYDFGRFFDDVPEPDHDDN, from the exons ATGGTGATGGGAGATGTGGACCTTTCTGGCATGGGAAATGAAGGAGGTAGAAAAAGTCAAGGGAAAGGGATAAATATGAATCCAGATGGATTCATAATGGCGTATGAAGCTGTGCACAAGGAGCTTAATGCGACTGCAAGAGATGAATGGATGGCGACCATCATAGGAG CTTCAGTGAGCACTGTGAAAACTTATCACAAAAAATTCTACGGTTCCCCTATACTTATTGCGCCTTCAACTCTGCATCGCTTTGAAAATGGTGAAGCTGCGAGGCACAAGAGGATGAGAATAGGAGAATCCAGTTCCACACTTGATCGGCTGTGGCACATAGAGGGAAATGAATACCCTGCAGGAGGAGCTGACCAAGAAGTGCAACCGTCAGATGACCAAGAAACGCAACATTCTTCCGGTCCAAGCAACCTAGAGGTGGCTAGTATGGAAAAGAGCCAACATATAATGCCAGAAGAGACGACTGAACGCGGAGCTGTACAACGAGTGCAACCGTTGATGGAGTTGGATTCGGTAATCGCAAGAAACATGGAGGTAATTAGCCATGACAATACGCCAGCTGGGACGGAACAATTCAGAGCTGATTCGCAGATGGACGAAAATCCAAGCAATATTTACGTGGAGGAGAATGAACACCCTGCATGTGCAGATGCAGATGCAGGTATCAATGTTGTTGATAAGCAGTCCAGTTACGGGAACCGCAGAGTGTCCGATGTAACTGGTGAACCAGGATTGAACATGATGCAACCATTGGATCGTTGGGCCGACTTTGGAGACATCCCTAAGGAAATGGACAATTATGATTTCGGACGTTTCTTCGATGATGTCCCTGAACCGGATCATGATGATAATTAG